The Candidatus Hydrogenedentota bacterium genomic sequence GGACCACGATCCGGGCCAGCCGAATTCGTGCGGCGACTTCCGATCGCGCGGGATCCCGCCGCAGGTCGATGTGGTCAATGCGCAGGGATTGCGGGCTGGACTGTATGCGCTCGAGGTAGGCCAGCAGGTCCGGGAGCGGCGCGGGCGGCAGGTCGAATTCGATCTGGTACTCGCGGAACCCTTCGCCGCCATCGATCAGGCGTCCGCCCCGCAGCTCCGGGATCGATACCAGCGCGTCGCCCTCGCTGTCGGTGCGCACCGGCACGCCGTTCTCGTCCAGCGGCGGGGGATAGCGGTAGGCGAGCCGGTAGATTTCCTGGCGGAGGCGATCGCGGATTTCCGATTCGGTCCAGGCGCTGGAATGCTGGGCGGCGGCGGCGGCGAATCGCGCTTCCACACTTTGCCGCCGGGCGATCTGGTAGGCCTGGTTGACGATGTCCGACTGGAGGCGGCTGATTTCGGCGTCGAGGCGATCGAGCGAATCCAGCGCGGCGCGCCCGCCGAGGACGGCCAGGAAGAGGGCGGCCAGGCCGGCGGTCGCGACCGCCAGCAGGCGTTCCCGGGGAGAGCGCGCGGCCCAGGCGTCAGCGAGGCGCGGCATTGCGCGTTCCTTCCTGCGGGACGGGAATGGTGACGTGGTAACTGAGCACCGCCTCGTTACGTTCCTGGATCGCGGTTTCGTACTGGCTGTGGGCGCGCGCGAGGAGCGCCATGCCGCCTTCTCCAAGCGCGCGGAGGCTGCCGAGGAATTCCCCGAGCACCAGGTCCTTCGAGCGCGCCCGCCCCCAGATGTCAAGCCCCTGATCGCGATTGTAATCTACCCGCGTAATGGTGAAATCGGATGGGGGGGCCGCCTGGGCAACGGCCGAGAGCAGTTCCAGAAAAGTGGCCTCGCCTTCCACCTGGCGCGCAATGACCTGAAGGCGTTCCAGCTTTACGGCGATATCCCCCGCTTCGGGGGCCTGCGATTCATACTGTTGCCGGAGTTCCCGCACCAGGAGGGCCCGCTGGATCCAAGCCTGGGCGAACCACGCGGCCAACACAACCAGGACGATGCCCGCGGCGCCCGCCAGGCGCAGGGCCCGCCGCTGCACGCCGCGCAGGGCGCGATCGCGCGTTACGGACGCGGGCAGCAGGCTCAGCGACACCGGCGCGCGGCCCGCCGCCATGCATGCGGCGCCCAGCGCGGCCAGCGGCAGGCGACCGGCCAGGTCCGCCGGGTTTTCGATCATGGACCCGATGTCCAATACCGGGGCGCAGGACTTTTCAAGGAGTTCGCCGAGGAAAGCCGCGATATCCTCCGCGCGTGCGATATCGCCGCTGGTGTAGACCTGATCCGCGCCCAGCCCGTCCTCGCACTCCCGGCGGCAGGCCGCGAGGGCGTCGCGCGTTTCGTAGGCGAGGAACTCGCGGCTTTCGGCGGTGTCCAGCGTCAGGGGCGTTGCGTGCGCGACGCCCCGGGTGAACCGGGGCAGACCGTTGTCCGTCACGAGCACTTCCAGGCTGCGCGCGCCGGCGTGCGCGAAGGCGGAACGTTCTGTGTGGTCTCCGGGGGATTGAGCGAGGGCCGCGTGGAGGCAGATTGTGCTCAGGTACACATCGCGCGGCTCCAGCCCCGCGCCGGCCAGCAGCGCGAGGTGGCGCTCGAGGGTCTCGCGCGGGATGGCGGCGACCAGCACGCGCGAATCGCCCGAGGGAAGATCCGACAGGCGCGCATGGCTGAAAAACTGCGATTCCGGCGCGGCGGGGGAGTATTCGCTCGCGGTGAGCGCGATCATCGAGGCGATCTCGCGGTCATCCCGCGCGGGGAGGGTTACAATGCGGGCGGTGGTTTCGTGGCGGGGAATTATGCTGTAGATTGCGTCGCGGCGCACGCCGCGGGTCTCCACGAAGCGCGCCAGCGCGGCGCTGGTGAGCGGCGACCCGAGATCTTCGGTGTCCAGCGCCTCTACGCGAAACCGTTGCCCCACCGGCGTCAGGGCCACGTGCGTGATGCAGTCATCCCCCAGTTGAAGAATGGAATATGCTGCGTCACTGCGAGCCAAGGGATTCCTCCGACCACGAAAGCAGGATGGGGGCGCCGGAACCGTTTGGCAGGCGCACCACGGCGCTACACGCGGCGCGGATGCGTCCACCGCGCCGTGTCGCCAGTCCGGTAATCTTAAAAAAGTCCGAATCGAACTTGCAATGGCGCTGGAGGGATTGCATCGCGTCGCCCGCGAGGCCCGTCGCGGACGCAAACTGCTCCCAACTCGTGTAGGGGCGATCATCTGCGGTTCCGGGCGCGCCATCGTCGCCTTCGCGCCACGCCACGATGGTTTCCGCGTCTTCCTCCGTGACGTTGGGAATGCGCACCAGCACGCCGGCGGGGGCGGTGTTCACATTGATCCGCCCGTCGCCGAAGGCCGCCAACAGATCGCGCAAGCCGGGTGTTTCGCCCGCGCCGCGCCAGGCCGCTTCGTCCACGTCGTCGAGGTCGCGAAGCTCGGCGATATCGTGGAAGCGTACCGGTCCCTCGCCCGGCGATGCGCCCGAGTCGCCGACGCCCGTGCGGCGCGCGTGGATTGCGCGCAGGGCCGATCGCGTGAGGCCGGGCAGGTTCTCCAGGATCTCCAGGGGCGCCGTGTTGATATCGATCCGGCGCTCCAGGTCTTCGATGCGCACGAGAGCGACGTCCTCGTCGAAGCCCTCGCCCGGATCCAGCAGGCCGCCGGCGGCGTACAGGTCCAGGGGCCGCGCCCAATCCTGCCCGAGGTAGTTGATCGGCGCCAGGGCCGCCTCGGGGATGGGGTCGAATTGCGCCTTCAGATCCATCAATTGCAGCTCGACCAGGCCGCGTTCCACCGCGCCGCGCGCCGCCAGCCGGCACTGGGTGGTGTCGAGGCTGTACCGCGCCGCCTGCACCTCCAATCGCGCCCGGTGGTGGTACGAAAGCGTCACCACGGTCAGCATGGCCACCACCCAGAGCACGCTGACCAGAACATAACCGCCGCGCGCCGGGCTCATGGTGCGCTCTCCAGCATGCGGGCGATCTCCCGGGCGTCGCGCTGCCGGTTGAGGGTGCGCGTGACCAAAACCGTCTCGAAGGAAAGGCGTTCCTCCGGACTCCGATCGTCCTCCAGGATTATGGAAACGGCGATGGCCTGCGGTAGGCCCCAGCCGGGCTGGTGGCGATCGGCGCGGCGTGGCTCGACCGGAACCGGCGGGCCGCGCCAGTACTCCGGGTCGGGCCGCGCGACCCAGAGGTAGCGCACCTGGAATTCCCGCACCCCCCGGGCCGCCACGAAACGGGCTTCGTTCCGCACGCGAATGCGCGTTTCATCCAGCGCCGTCGCGTCCCGGACGGCGCCGGGCAGCACGCCCTCGACGATGGCCTCCTCACGGACGAGGGTGGCGTTCGCGCGATCGTGGCGGTAGCGTATCCGCATGAGCCGACGCCCCTCGCCGGACGTTACATTGACTGGCTGCGCGACGGCGTACATGGTAAACCCGTCGTCCGCGCCTTCGAAAAGCTGGCTGCCTCCCGCGTGCAGGTTGCTGTATTCCTGTTCCAGGAGATCCAGCACGTGCCGGGCCTGGCGGTGGAGCCCGCTGTCGCCCTCGGCGGATCGCCAGGCGGCGATGGTGGTCTGAAACAGGGAATACACCGACGCCATTACGATGCTCAGGAGCACCGTCGCGACGAGCACCTCGGCCAGCGTGAAGCCACCCCGGCTCGCGCGGTTCGGATTCATTGGCCCACCCCGCCGGGATCGGTCCAGAGGCGTCCGGGCGCGATCAGGGTGGCGGCGGACACCGAAACCGGCTCTCCGGCGCGGGTCCAGCGTATCTCGAAGTGGACCCGGCCCATCGGGTGCTTCATGGCGGCTTCCAGTGTGGCGCGCCGCGCGGGATCGAGTCCCGGCGGGAGGTCGGGGGGCTCCAGCGGCGCCTGCTCGACGTACCACGCGTATTCGAAACGATCAAAGGGGGGCTCGAAGACGCCCGACTCGGTCGCGCCGTCCGCGAGGCGCGGGGCGAGGTCGACCTCCGCCGCAAGCTGATCCAGCAGGATACGCGCGACCGTGTAGTCCCGCGCCAGCCCGCGCGCCTGAATCGCGGTGTAGAGCGCCTGCTGGACCGCCGCGGCCGTGATGCTGAGCACCGCCATCGCCGTCACGGTTTCGACGAGAATATAGCCGCGGCGTCCCCTCACGGCGCGACCTCAACACCGCCCAGGATGCCCGTGGTGCTTATGGTGGCGCCCGGCTCGTCCCCGCGCGCCAGGCGGATCCGGACGCGGTCGCAGGCGCCGTTGGGCAGGCACGCCACGTAGGAGAGCCGGCGCGCGCGATCCGTCCGGGCGTCGAGGCGCGCGATGCGTAGGCCGGGAGGCAGCGTATGGAGGCCGCCCGCCGCCGGGTCCGCCAGCGGTTCGAAGCGCTTGTCATGGCCATCGCCGCCGGCCCAGCCCTCAAGCCAGTAGGTCTGCGCGCGCTCATCGAGATACAGCCGGATTTCCCGTCCCTCGCGGACCGCGAGTTCCTGCGCGTAGAGCAGGCGCGCCACCAGGTCGCCCTGGGCGCCGCGCCGTTGCAGGGCGGTGACCGCGCTGCCATACAACGGCACGATAACGGCGGTCAGGACCGCCAGGATACTGACGGTAACGATAAGCTCCAGCAGGGTGAAGCCGGGTCCCGATCGGATTCGGCGTGGCGCCAGGGCGGGCATGCCTATTCCATCACGGAATCGCGCGTGACGTCGTCCTCGGTGCCGGGGACGCCATCCGGTCCGGAGGACCAAATCTGGTAATCCGCCAGGCGCGCGCTGGAGGCCGGCTTGTAGTTGTAGGGGTTGCCCCAGGGATCGGGGCGCACGGATTCGACGTAATTGCGCTTGCCGTTCACCGCGGCGGTCAGCGCGTCCAGGGACGGGGGATAGGTGTCGTTGTGGTCGAGGGCGTAGAGCCCGATCGCTGTGGACAGGCTCGCGATGTCCCCCTTGGCCGCGCGGATTTGGGACTCCCGGACACGCCCTCCGAAGGTGACCACGACCATCCCAGCGAGGATGCCGATGATGACCGTAACCAGGATCAGTTCGATCAGGGTGAAACCGCCGTTGTTTCGCATTCCGTGGGTTCCCGTGCGTTTTGCCTGCGCGCTGGCGGCGCGTACGCCCGCTGCGCCGCGCTTTTCAGTATAGTACACGCGGCTTCGGCGCGCCAGTCAAAATCTCCTCGGCGAATCCTCAGAGCCGGAACCGCGCGCCGCGCCGTTTGAACGACAGCGGTGGGCCCGGGCTGTTCTCTGCCTCCAACGGCGTGGATTCCGCGAATGGCGTTGTTTCGCCCGACGGATCGGGTTCCTGGATTGGCGGCGCGGGCGCCTCGGGAAGCTCCGCGAGCGGCGCATACCCATCCTCTGGAATGCGCTGCGGGCCGCGCCGACGCCGCGCGGGGAGGGGCTGCGGAAAAACCGGATCGTGGTAGACGCGGACCGATGCGGCCGCGCCGGCGGGCACGAGGCTGTAACCGATGATATCGCCCAGGTCGATCAGGAAGGCCAGCGCCAGGAAGAAGATTTCCTTCCAGCCGACGCTCTCCGGATCGAAGAGGCGCTCGAACACGGCGAAAAGGGGGCTTTCCAGGGCGACCGGCTCGGGCATGGCGATTCCCGCGAGCGCGCCCGCGTTCTTGACCGCGACGCGGAGTTCGTCCTGCAGCGCTTCAACTTCGGCGATGTTCTCGGGCCGCCGCCCGGCCAGGATCGCGTCGGCGGCTTCCTGTTCGGCGATGGCCGCGTCAATCGCCGCAAGTTCCACGGCCACCTCGTGCCCCAGCACGGTCAGCCGGTGGTCTTCCGCGCGCGCGCGGTTTCCGTAGCCGGCGGGGGCTTCGCGCAGGCCCCGGATCTCGGCCTCCAGCTCGCCCGTCTGGCGGGCCAGTATTTTCTCGCCGTCCTGCTTCCGCGCCAGCAGGCCGGCGCGCACTTCCGCGAGGTAGGTGTCGTAGGCGCGCTTGACCTTGTCGGTGGCGTGCCGCAGATAAAACTCCCGGTCACCGACGCGGTACAGCACGTCCATGTTGAAGGTAATGGATACCGAGGCCACCACGGTCAGCCCGATAATGCCAACGAGATTCAAACGCTTTTGCCCGTCAATAATGGCGAGTTTCAACGCGAACAGCATCAAACCGATGGCGACCGACAGGCCCAGGGCGAAAATGGAACAGTTCCACGTGCCGAGCATTCCCAAAGGGATCGGGATGATCGGATCCGGCAGTACGGAATCTCGGAGACTCGCGTAGGTGGTCCACATCGAGACGATCGTCAGGAGGAGCATGGCGAAAAAGATGGCGAGTCGTGATATGACGCCCATGAAATGAGATCTCCCTGTTCGGTGGTGAGCAATAGGACCCGATGCAGCGTTGCGCCCAGTCTACTGATCCGCGGCGCGCGAGAAAAGGTTCCCTGGAGCGTTGGGACAGAGTGGACAGAGTGGACAGAGTGGACGCGGTGGATTCGCCGCGTCGAATGGACGGGGTGGACGTTTTGCCCGGACGCCCGCCATGTGACTATACTTGCGCTGCATTCCGCAGGGGGCGCGGGTCCAAGCTCCCCAAGTCATTCGAGGCGCCATGTTGTTCAAATCGAAGTCCCCCCGTAAGCACCGTTCGCTGTTTCGCCGCCTGGTGCGCGGCTTTCTTGTTGCGGGCCTCGCGCTGATGCTGCTGCTGAGCGCGATGGTGCTCTGGTTCGCGCGCGGCGCGCTCTACAACCGGTTCGTCTATTTCCCGAAGGAGGTAGCCGCGTGGGAGGCGATCCGGAACAACCGCCTGGAGGTGACGCTTGACGATGGCTGGGGGGCCTATCGGGGCAATTGCCACAGCCACTCGCACGTTTCGCACGACAGCGACGTGCCGTTCGAGGAGATTCTTGCCGCGCTGAAGTCCGCCGGCAACGACTTCATCTTCATGACCGATCACGTGGTCGATAACATCGCGGACTACTCGATCCAGTGGAAGGGCCTGTACGACGGCGTCCTGTTTGTCCGCGGCTACGAAATGGGCTACGGGTTCCTGCCCTGGGGCCTGCCGGACGACACTATCTTGAAGCGCGACGAGGAGATAGAGGTGCTGGCGCGCCAGATCCGGGAACGCGGCGGGATACTGTTCTTCGGGCACACGGAGGAAGAGCGCCAGTGGGACTTGCCCGAACTCAACGGCATGGAGATTTACAACCTCCACACGGACACGAAGGACGAGGATCTCTGGTTTCTGCCGGATTTGCTGGCGAATATCCTGATAAACAACGGAAAATACCCCGACCAGGTGATCCGGCTGTTTTTTGATCCCCAGACCGAGATTCTGGCGCGCTGGGATGAACTGAACAAGACCCGCCGCATCACGGGGATCCAGGGCACGGACGCGCACCAGAACCAGGGTTTCCGCGGCGTCTACACCGCCGAGAATACGTTCCAGATCTGGGACACCAGCCCGGAGATGTTGACGGAGTTCAACCTGAACTTCCTCACGCGGACGTTGTTGCGCGTCTTCTTCGGCGCGTTCGCTCCGGGCGACGAGTTGTTTCATTTCCAGCTCGATCCGTACGAGCGCGTGGTGCGCTACTCCTCAACGCACATTCTCGCCCATGAACTGACGGAAGCGGCGCTGTGCGAGAGCCTCGAAAAGGGACGGGCCTACGTGGCCTTCGACATGATCGCCGATGCGCGGGGCTTTGTCTATCTTGCCGAGGACGGCGGGCGCCAGGCGGTGATGGGCGAATACCTGCCTTTTTCCGAATCGGTTCGTCTCCGCGCCGCGGCGCCGAACGTCGGGCGCATCAAGGTGTTGCGCGATGGGGCGGTCGTCCACCAGGTCGATGGCGCTGCGTTGGACTGGCGGCCCGGCGCGCCGGGGAACTACCGGATCGAGGTGGAGTTGTACATCGTAGACCGCTGGGTCCCATGGATTTACAGCAACCCGATTACCCTGACGGAAGGGGGCGCGCCCACCTGATTCTCGGGCCGCCTGGTATGGAAAACCCGACCGCCGCGAATGCACCCGGTATGCGGGCGCTGTCGGTTTTGTAATGCGTGCTTGACAAGGCGCGCGTTTCCGCCGATGATACAATCGTGGTGCGTATGACGGCTAGCAGGCGAACACATAGTACTTTTGGCGGCTCGCGCCCGGCCCGGGTCCGGTGGTGGGGTGTGTTTGCGGGGCTGGCGCTCCTGGTTGGCTTTCTCGCGCCCCGGCCCGCGTTTGGCGTCTCCCCCTGGGATCCGGCGGCCCCGTATGCCGACGCCTACCGATCCGGGCGGTACGCCGAAGCCCTGGAAGAGCTTGATCGCGCCATTGCGGGCGAGTTGGGCCAGCCCCCCGCCTCGTGGCTCGCCGATCAGGCGGAATTGCTCTGGATCGTGGGACGCCACAGTAAAGCGATCACGGTGATGGGCGATGTGGTGCGCCGCGTGTATGAGCCCGCCTTCACGGTGCGGCTGGCCGCGATGTACCGGGAATTGGGCCAATCCCTCGACGCCCAGGTGGCCGTGGATCTGGCCGTCCAGCAGAGCCGGTCGCGCCAATCACCGTCGTATCTGCGCGAAAACCTGATCGCGATCGGCCAGATCGCGCTCTGGCAGGGCGAGAACCCGCGCACGATCCTTCAGTTCTACCAGCAGCGGGTCTTGCAGCGCTACCCCGATTTTGTGGCGGGCTACGTGGCCGCCGGTCAGCTCGCGCTCGACGGCTACGCCTACGATCTGGCCGAAAAGTATTTTCAGCAGGCGCTGGACCGCGATTCCATGCGGCAGCCCGCGCTCGCGGGCATGGCGGAGACCTATTACCGCGCCGGGGATCCCGCCTTTGAGGGCATCGCGGAACTCTTGCGCGCCATCAATCCGAACCATTCCCGGTTGCTCCAGCT encodes the following:
- a CDS encoding type II secretion system protein GspG, encoding MRNNGGFTLIELILVTVIIGILAGMVVVTFGGRVRESQIRAAKGDIASLSTAIGLYALDHNDTYPPSLDALTAAVNGKRNYVESVRPDPWGNPYNYKPASSARLADYQIWSSGPDGVPGTEDDVTRDSVME
- a CDS encoding general secretion pathway protein GspK produces the protein MSPARGGYVLVSVLWVVAMLTVVTLSYHHRARLEVQAARYSLDTTQCRLAARGAVERGLVELQLMDLKAQFDPIPEAALAPINYLGQDWARPLDLYAAGGLLDPGEGFDEDVALVRIEDLERRIDINTAPLEILENLPGLTRSALRAIHARRTGVGDSGASPGEGPVRFHDIAELRDLDDVDEAAWRGAGETPGLRDLLAAFGDGRINVNTAPAGVLVRIPNVTEEDAETIVAWREGDDGAPGTADDRPYTSWEQFASATGLAGDAMQSLQRHCKFDSDFFKITGLATRRGGRIRAACSAVVRLPNGSGAPILLSWSEESLGSQ
- a CDS encoding prepilin-type N-terminal cleavage/methylation domain-containing protein — translated: MPALAPRRIRSGPGFTLLELIVTVSILAVLTAVIVPLYGSAVTALQRRGAQGDLVARLLYAQELAVREGREIRLYLDERAQTYWLEGWAGGDGHDKRFEPLADPAAGGLHTLPPGLRIARLDARTDRARRLSYVACLPNGACDRVRIRLARGDEPGATISTTGILGGVEVAP
- a CDS encoding type II secretion system protein, which codes for MRGRRGYILVETVTAMAVLSITAAAVQQALYTAIQARGLARDYTVARILLDQLAAEVDLAPRLADGATESGVFEPPFDRFEYAWYVEQAPLEPPDLPPGLDPARRATLEAAMKHPMGRVHFEIRWTRAGEPVSVSAATLIAPGRLWTDPGGVGQ
- a CDS encoding prepilin-type N-terminal cleavage/methylation domain-containing protein, yielding MNPNRASRGGFTLAEVLVATVLLSIVMASVYSLFQTTIAAWRSAEGDSGLHRQARHVLDLLEQEYSNLHAGGSQLFEGADDGFTMYAVAQPVNVTSGEGRRLMRIRYRHDRANATLVREEAIVEGVLPGAVRDATALDETRIRVRNEARFVAARGVREFQVRYLWVARPDPEYWRGPPVPVEPRRADRHQPGWGLPQAIAVSIILEDDRSPEERLSFETVLVTRTLNRQRDAREIARMLESAP